The following proteins come from a genomic window of Pseudomonas sp. MAG733B:
- the fabG gene encoding 3-oxoacyl-ACP reductase FabG, whose amino-acid sequence MTESVLVTGSSRGIGRAIALRLAQAGHDIVLHCRSGLTEATAVQAEIEALGRKARILQFDVSDRAACKAILETDVETHGAYYGVVLNAGLTRDGAFPALSEDDWDVVMRTNLDGFYNVLHPVMMPMIRRRAAGRIVCITSVSGLIGNRGQVNYSASKAGLIGAAKALAIELGKRKITVNCVAPGLIDTAMLDENVPVEELMKMIPAQRMGTPEEVAGAVNFLMSAEASYITRQVLAVNGGLC is encoded by the coding sequence ATGACTGAATCCGTACTGGTCACCGGTTCCAGCCGTGGCATCGGCCGCGCCATTGCCTTGCGTCTGGCCCAGGCCGGGCATGACATCGTGCTGCATTGCCGCAGCGGCCTGACCGAGGCCACGGCCGTACAAGCCGAAATCGAAGCCTTGGGACGCAAGGCGCGCATCCTCCAGTTCGACGTCTCCGACCGCGCCGCCTGCAAAGCGATACTTGAGACCGATGTGGAAACCCACGGCGCCTATTACGGCGTGGTGCTCAACGCCGGGCTGACGCGTGACGGTGCTTTTCCGGCACTGAGCGAGGATGATTGGGATGTGGTGATGCGCACCAACCTCGACGGTTTCTACAACGTGCTGCACCCGGTGATGATGCCGATGATCCGTCGTCGAGCCGCCGGGCGAATTGTCTGCATCACCTCGGTGTCCGGCTTGATCGGCAACCGTGGCCAGGTCAATTACAGCGCCTCCAAGGCCGGGCTGATCGGCGCGGCCAAGGCATTGGCGATTGAGTTGGGCAAGCGCAAAATCACCGTTAACTGTGTCGCCCCCGGCTTGATTGACACAGCCATGCTCGACGAAAATGTGCCAGTGGAAGAACTGATGAAAATGATCCCTGCACAACGCATGGGCACCCCTGAAGAGGTGGCCGGCGCGGTGAATTTCCTGATGTCGGCGGAAGCCTCGTACATCACCCGGCAGGTTCTGGCCGTCAATGGAGGCCTGTGCTGA
- a CDS encoding beta-ketoacyl-[acyl-carrier-protein] synthase family protein: MTAYLNALGVICSLGRDKQEVARNLFAGDCSGMRSEAGWVPDRSLPVGAVDGELAAIPAELTRQRSRNNQLLLEAALQIRQDIDQAIQTYGHHRIGVVLGTSTSGIDEASQGLAHYVREHQFPPEYDYQQQELGAPADFLADWLQLSGPAYVISTACTSSARALMSAQRLLDLGMCDVVLCGGVDTLCKLTLNGFSALEAVSGQRCNPFSVNRNGINIGEAAVLFLMSKQAGDSQPIALFGSGASSDAHHISAPEPTGRGAQQAMRKALSRANLQPEQIAYLNLHGTATQHNDAMESQAVAALFPAGVPCSSTKPMTGHTLGAAGALEAAFCWLSLSADNCEHALPPHIWDGQADPELPALKWVTPADRLASTRPRYLMSNSFAFGGNNVSLIIGDAP, encoded by the coding sequence ATGACGGCCTACCTGAACGCGCTCGGGGTGATCTGCTCCCTGGGCCGCGACAAGCAGGAAGTCGCGCGCAACCTGTTTGCCGGCGATTGCTCCGGCATGCGCAGCGAAGCCGGTTGGGTGCCGGACCGGTCGTTGCCGGTGGGCGCGGTGGATGGCGAATTGGCGGCGATCCCCGCCGAGCTGACCCGACAACGCAGCCGCAACAACCAACTGTTGCTCGAAGCCGCCCTGCAAATTCGTCAGGACATCGACCAAGCGATTCAGACTTACGGTCACCATCGCATCGGCGTCGTGCTCGGCACCAGCACCTCTGGCATCGACGAAGCCAGCCAGGGCCTGGCCCATTACGTTCGTGAACACCAATTCCCGCCAGAGTACGACTATCAGCAACAGGAACTCGGCGCACCGGCGGACTTCCTTGCCGACTGGCTGCAATTGAGCGGCCCGGCGTATGTGATTTCCACTGCCTGCACCTCCAGCGCCCGTGCGCTGATGAGCGCCCAGCGTCTGCTCGATCTGGGCATGTGCGACGTAGTGTTGTGCGGCGGGGTCGACACCCTGTGCAAGCTGACCCTCAATGGTTTTTCAGCGCTGGAAGCGGTGTCCGGACAGCGCTGCAATCCGTTCTCGGTGAACCGCAACGGCATCAACATCGGCGAAGCAGCGGTGCTGTTCCTGATGAGCAAGCAGGCGGGTGACAGCCAACCGATCGCCCTGTTCGGCAGTGGCGCCAGCTCCGATGCGCACCACATTTCTGCACCAGAGCCCACGGGGCGTGGCGCCCAACAGGCAATGCGCAAGGCGTTGAGCCGGGCCAATCTGCAACCTGAACAGATCGCCTACCTGAACCTGCATGGCACTGCCACCCAGCACAACGACGCCATGGAAAGTCAGGCAGTGGCCGCACTGTTTCCGGCCGGTGTGCCCTGCTCGTCGACCAAACCCATGACCGGCCACACCCTCGGCGCGGCTGGCGCGCTGGAGGCTGCGTTCTGCTGGTTGAGCCTGAGCGCAGACAATTGCGAGCATGCGTTACCGCCGCATATCTGGGACGGTCAGGCAGACCCCGAACTACCGGCCCTGAAATGGGTGACCCCGGCCGATCGCCTGGCGTCCACAAGACCTCGCTACCTGATGAGCAATTCCTTCGCCTTCGGTGGCAACAACGTCAGCCTGATTATCGGAGACGCCCCATGA
- a CDS encoding hotdog family protein, whose product MIDWPLAELLPHAGDMIFIDQILAFDEEQIHTRLTVKPDGLFSRPDGSLPAWVGIELMAQSVAAFAGCHARQRGDAVELGFLLGSRKFECNVESFPAGTELTIHGIRSLEDDNGMGVFECHINAPGIHATARLNVYRPPQAAHYLHEPLSSSQGAQP is encoded by the coding sequence ATGATTGACTGGCCGCTCGCCGAACTGCTGCCCCACGCTGGCGACATGATCTTTATCGATCAGATCCTGGCGTTCGATGAAGAGCAGATTCACACCCGCCTCACCGTCAAACCCGATGGTCTGTTCAGTCGCCCCGATGGCAGCCTGCCGGCCTGGGTCGGTATTGAGCTGATGGCCCAAAGCGTGGCCGCCTTCGCCGGCTGCCATGCGCGCCAGCGCGGCGATGCGGTGGAACTTGGCTTCCTGCTCGGCAGCCGCAAGTTCGAATGCAACGTCGAAAGTTTTCCGGCCGGCACCGAGTTGACCATCCACGGGATCCGCTCGCTGGAAGACGACAACGGCATGGGCGTGTTCGAATGCCACATCAACGCGCCGGGCATTCACGCCACCGCCCGTCTGAACGTGTATCGCCCGCCTCAGGCGGCCCACTATCTTCATGAACCCCTCAGCTCTTCACAAGGAGCCCAGCCATGA